The following nucleotide sequence is from Anolis sagrei isolate rAnoSag1 chromosome 11, rAnoSag1.mat, whole genome shotgun sequence.
catagacacctccaagggcatgtggccggcatgactgcatggagcgctgttaccttcctgccggagtggtatctattgatctactcacatttgcatgttttcaaactgctaggtttatatttattctaaactgctaagtttatgttaaaatagttcttcattttaattattgtattatttaaagtgttttttgcactacaaataagatatgtgaggtgtgcataggaattcattcatgtttttttttttccaaattataatcggaccctccaacagtttgagggactgtgacccggccctcagttcaaaaagtttggggacccctgggtttcagtttacagtcagcctgggagaagttaaaaagggggttttcctttaaagaagaagttattgaagatagttgcctgtccttcgtgggcaagtttaggacctaaaagcttggaatcatttatttaattttactgaagacaagagaagtttctgtttgattgttcattaataaaagactttgttgtacttctcaagccatctaaagactgtttggggtggaaacctctgagaacttctctttgggccccctggcttcccattgggcaaaggttgcacgtcctgttttaaagacaactatttacaggcccaacaCGCGACAGAATAGAACATATGCTGTCCAGtattcgccatctgctcacccacatatTTAATCATTTAGAGctgcggaccttattttaggtcttgcagcCCACCAGTGGACCACGACCCACAGGCTGGAACCATAGTCAAGAAAAGGAAAGTGGATGGGACCAAACACTTGTGTTATAAGAAGGGTGGACTAAAACTCTTTTCCGtggcaggatgaagaggaagtggGTTTTCAGTTACTGATTTCCAGAGCAGACTTAGTCAGGATTCGTTGCTGTAAGGAGAGGCAGTCGAGCGATTTACGAGGGAAAGGAATTCACTTTTCCCACAATGGAAGATTTAAATTGCAGACTGAGTAAGCATTGCAGAGTTGCAGACGAGGGGGAGATACTTTGGTAAAATGTATTGAACTCCGCCTGCTTTGGGGTGGGCTTTAGGGATGGGATTGatgtgataatagtaataataataataataataataataataataataataataatgtggtcccagtggtgatcagctcACCTtggctgatcaccactgggaccaccagtgCAGAcgcaatcggcgctgacaaaattaccatctgccagctgcagaaggccaccttactgggatctacacacattgttctgtgggtgagcagatggcgactactggatggcatatgttctgtatcagaaactagagctgatgtggtctatccaatgcaattttctgaatcagcaccccaaataaccaaactgaatctaaagttgatgaaaaactgattggtaacccttttggtacttatgttggagagtggtccctggtcaaaaaaaggttggagtAATGAAATGAGTaatgagttgtaggccaaaaacatctggggaccccaggttgagaaccactagaggGACAGTCATTTCTCCTTGTCCTCAATTTACACAGTCCATTGGAAAAGGAGATGATGGCCAggatccctccagctatttcccaagccaggtagCCCCatgaaaatgtatgtatgtatgtatgtatgtatgtatgtatgtatgtatttatttatttatttatttatttatttacagcttttatattccgcccttctcaccccgcagggttctcagggcggattacagtgtacacatatatggcaaacattcaatgccaatgttgacttacaacatatacagacatacacagaagctatttaactttttctggccaccaggggagctgtcgctttcattgtccatctgcgatgctgatgaagcacttccgcattccccgcatgcttccccgctggaatgtaaACCCCAAATGTTAACTTAAACAGAACTGGAAGGGAAATCTATGCTCTCTAATTGGATTGGGAGGAGAATTGTCCTTGAGTTTCCTACTACCATCTCTGGTTAGTTTTTTTTCTGAGTAGTGATGTCAACCATTTGAGTTTCACCCCTGTTTCTGTCCTTCTGCCCCAGGTACACCTCTTCGGTGAAATACGACTCGGAGAAGCACttcattaataatatttatatgccCATGGGTCTTGGGGTGTCCGCTTGTAGCCAGACGGTCTTCTGCGTCCCTCAGAGCACATGGCGCAACTACAAAGCCGAGGTCCACTTCCAGCCACGCAACAAAGCCACGAGTTTCGCCAGCACCACCATCATCTACCCCAAGCACACCACAACCATCTACACCACCACACTGGATTACAATTGCAGGAAGCACATGCGGAAGTTCTTGTCCAGCGTGGAGTTGGAGTCTTCTGGGAACGAGGACAGTCCCGAGAGTTGCTGAGGCCTGCTCTTTCGGCCGTGGCGTTTCTTCGAAGTTTTCCGCCGGATGAAAATGGATGATCGTCGTCCGTAGCTACCTCTCCCTTAGCCTTAAGGATCCCACAGGCCTGCACTTAATTTTTGTGGCTTGGAAAGTAAACCTTTACTCAAGGAAAATGTTCCTTCCATCATTTAAAAAATGGAGCACGctgtaactttttt
It contains:
- the RFLNB gene encoding refilin-B, encoding MVGRLSLPEVAGEALPEGKRGLDSPDSGLPPSPSPPTPGLANGLPERDSPPAFKPSPPPLPPLQPLQDALPLVTPPLPGCTSRLCPLSFGEGVEFDPLPPKDIRYTSSVKYDSEKHFINNIYMPMGLGVSACSQTVFCVPQSTWRNYKAEVHFQPRNKATSFASTTIIYPKHTTTIYTTTLDYNCRKHMRKFLSSVELESSGNEDSPESC